Genomic DNA from Alphaproteobacteria bacterium PA2:
GGATGGCATAGTAACCGGCAACGCCAAGCAGGGCGAAACCTGCAACCAGCATGCCGGTAATGGCGCCAGAGCGGAAGGCCAGGGACAGGCCGCGGGCCAGGCTCTCGGATGCGCCCTGCGCAGTGCGGACATTGGCGCGCACCGAAATGAGCATGCCCACAAAGCCGGCTGCACCCGAAAGGATCGCACCCGTGGCGAAGCCGATGGCGGGCAGTGTTCCCAGGAAGAAGGCCAGGGCCACCAGGATCACCACGCCGACAATGCCGATGGCGGTGTACTGCTTGTTCAGATAGGCCTGTGCGCCTTCCTGAATGGCGGCGGCGATTTCTTGCATACGCGCATTGCCGGGCGAGGCCCGCATCAGCGATGCTGTCTGTACGACGCCGTAAAGCACCGCCAGTGCGCCGGCGACGATCGCCAGCAAAAGCTCAGGATTCATAGATAGGTCGCCCCTTCAAGACTGCGCGAGGCTGGGCGACGGCGACAAGATTGCGCCCGTCCATTCATTCCCAACCCCATGGTTTCCCCTCATTGTGACCCTCCCGCGAACGAGGGGCCTCATAAAGACGGGGGGAAACTGCCAAACCTGACGGCCCCATGCAACGTCTGACGTGAATCAGGCGAAAACCAATCTCAGGGACGGATCTCGGAACTGCCTCTCGCGTCGGCCATTCTGGGAAGTCCCATGTGCTTTTTCGGCGTCTGGGACTGCACGATGACGCTCTTGACCATACCAGGCCCTGCAATGCGCGTGGCCTCGGCGAACATGGCGGCGATCAGCCGGGGCTCGTCGATGGTCAGATAGTCTTTCTTGCTGGTGAAGGGGGTGCGTGCGCCCAAGCGAACCATGGCATCCCGGAAGTAAGGCTCCTTGGCCTTCATTTTCTCAGGATTGGCGCCCTTGTTCAGATTGATGCGGACATAGGTGAAGGCATAATTCACCAGCCGACCGTCAGCGACGATAGGCATGGCGACGGGCGCCAGGTCGACATACTGCCCGACCTCGGTCTTTTCTTCCTTTTCCTTACCCTTTCCAGAGGCTTGCGCTGAGGTCGCAAGGAGCAGGGCGGCAGTCAGAACAGACAGGAGTTTCATGAACTGATTCATGCCCCTGATTTGGTTTCAGCTTTCTTGCCGGGGTCAGGAATGGGTCCATCCTCCGGACCCCGCCTCCATTCGCCGATCCTCCACCAGGACCTCAAACCCTTCCTCGGTGACTTCACCGATGATGGTCAGGCCCAGCCGGCCCGCATCAGCCGGCCCGACCGTGCAGACCAGCTGATAGTCATCTCCGGCCGTTGCAAGTCGCAGTCGCGCAAGCGCTGCATCCGGCTGCGCCTCTGTCCATGCAAACCCTTGGGGAGAAAGTGGCATCCTGGCCAGATCCAGGCGCATTCCGTGACCGCTCGCCTTCGCCAGATGCCCTGCGTCCGCAATCAGTCCATCCGATATGTCCGCCGAAGAGGTTGCAAACCCGCGGAGTTTCTCGCGAAGATCCAGTCGCGGAACCGGGATATGGGGGCCCTGCCCCAGCCCCCAATCCAGCCAGCCGTCGCCAATCGGGCCGCTTACAACCACCAGGTCACCGATCTGCGCCGAATCACGCCGCACCATCTGGCCGGCGGGGACCCATCCAAGGGCCGTCATCGAGAGGGTCAGAGGCCCTGGAGTTGCGACCGTATCGCCGCCCAACAGGCTTACATTGAAAAGCTCGCCGTCACGGGCAAGACCGTGGGCAAAAGCCTGGCGCTTTTCCCAGCCGAAGTCCCCTGACCAGGCCGTCATGAGAAAGTAGCCGAAGGGTTCAGCGGCCTTTGCGGCCAGGTCTGAGAGATTGGCTCTCATCAGCCGTTGGGCTATCTGCTCCGGATCCTCGTCAGGCCTGAAATGAACGCCACAGACCATGGCGTCCTTGGTGACCACCAGATCCCAGCCGGGCCGGGAGGGAATCACCGCCGCGTCGTCCAGGAGCCCAAGCGCCCCCGGCGCGCCCCGGGTCAGAGGCCGGAAGAGTTCAGCAATCTGGCTGAACTCGTCGGGCGCTTCCTCAGGCCCGGACATCCTGAGCCACGCCGTCCAGC
This window encodes:
- the thiL gene encoding thiamine-phosphate kinase, coding for MSGPEEAPDEFSQIAELFRPLTRGAPGALGLLDDAAVIPSRPGWDLVVTKDAMVCGVHFRPDEDPEQIAQRLMRANLSDLAAKAAEPFGYFLMTAWSGDFGWEKRQAFAHGLARDGELFNVSLLGGDTVATPGPLTLSMTALGWVPAGQMVRRDSAQIGDLVVVSGPIGDGWLDWGLGQGPHIPVPRLDLREKLRGFATSSADISDGLIADAGHLAKASGHGMRLDLARMPLSPQGFAWTEAQPDAALARLRLATAGDDYQLVCTVGPADAGRLGLTIIGEVTEEGFEVLVEDRRMEAGSGGWTHS